The Podospora bellae-mahoneyi strain CBS 112042 chromosome 7, whole genome shotgun sequence genome includes a window with the following:
- a CDS encoding hypothetical protein (EggNog:ENOG503PHV3), with translation MSYGHIFKDTTGQYLFIRELGTGVSCRAQLVRHLPTGEYRVRKVLHRRVPIGEDLPRNIRYTVDADIQAIIQFNNETAIVDLLQKSGERDQLKIAALYSHSTHVDEKKKKYSRVSYWSLSNGGDLDSFLADYQHHIPRPFILQFLSQMLTTLQHMYTACHDRLGPMVHNDFHAGNILLHYPSDARSPIPEFHLIDFGLATPLSPASIADDNDFLLPEPGNPPVWDIPRLLRVVDKLLVTWPEEYRAFLNSGGDPIGTTYRLLLNLDRRFQYILQEHRRYVYETKDFSQRLTLPDLRPVIEYVNNCRATLDPDGVETRDHPLCSQTYMRISDAKLAAPQTYSELETIAHTRDLPGPWHIGYLDPERNYQVLDLLAVGNKDTFHRPNEDNENSDTDSAWGDE, from the coding sequence ATGTCGTACGGTCATATATTCAAGGATACAACGGGGCAGTACCTCTTCATCCGCGAGCTTGGAACGGGCGTCTCCTGTCGAGCTCAATTAGTCCGTCACTTGCCAACAGGCGAATACCGAGTCCGCAAAGTCCTCCATCGACGTGTGCCGATTGGCGAAGATCTCCCTCGCAACATCAGATACACGGTAGACGCAGATATCCAAGCCATTATCCAATTCAACAACGAGACTGCCATCGTTGATCTTCTCCAAAAGAGCGGCGAGCGAGACCAACTCAAAATCGCCGCGCTCTATTCACACTCAACCCATGtcgacgaaaagaaaaaaaagtacTCGCGAGTGTCGTACTGGTCTCTCTCCAACGGTGGCGACCTCGATTCCTTCCTTGCGGACTATCAGCACCACATTCCGCGGCCTTTCATTCTTCAATTTCTTAGCCAGatgctcaccaccctccagcaCATGTACACCGCCTGTCACGACCGTCTCGGCCCCATGGTTCACAACGACTTTCACGCAGGTAATATCCTTCTTCACTATCCCAGCGATGCTCGAAGCCCCATCCCCGAATTCCACCTCATCGACTTCGGCCTTGCAACCCCGTTATCTCCGGCATCCATTGCCGATGACAATGACTTCCTGCTTCCGGAACCTGGCAACCCACCTGTCTGGGATATTCCTCGCCTGTTGAGAGTTGTTGACAAGCTACTTGTCACTTGGCCCGAAGAGTACCGAGCTTTCCTTAACTCGGGAGGAGATCCGATAGGTACTACCTACAGGCTGCTCTTGAACCTGGACCGTCGGTTCCAGTATATACTACAAGAGCACCGAAGATATGTCTACGAGACGAAGGACTTTTCGCAACGACTAACCCTCCCCGACCTGCGACCTGTCATCGAGTATGTCAACAACTGTCGAGCGACTCTAGACCCCGACGGGGTAGAGACAAGAGACCATCCTCTCTGCAGTCAAACATACATGAGGATATCTGATGCCAAGCTCGCGGCACCACAGACCTACAGCGAACTGGAGACAATCGCCCATACCAGAGACTTGCCTGGACCATGGCACATTGGTTATCTTGACCCAGAGCGAAACTATCAAGTGCTTGATCTTCTGGCTGTCGGCAACAAAGACACTTTCCACCGTCCAAATGAAGACAACGAGAACAGTGACACTGACTCAGCGTGGGGAGATGAGTAG
- a CDS encoding hypothetical protein (MEROPS:MER0002653; COG:O; EggNog:ENOG503PBQ8), producing MVPTYTHLSTLAVSLLAVSATTTAHVLLPFAQHHERGHQLSARNDGTTQLSLVTETYAYAVEAEIGTPAQKMKMLVSPNTGHSWVISSSSPNCMDYTRYRYCTQYNDRYPYDPTEWGDPVGTPCTEGEVVTQPGQCLWGSYNSSLSSTYLTANQRYMNFEASTAEGSVSGTNMTDHLKIGGLTVEDYPMGLITSSSAHVGVLGLGFNSSGYLYSSYSSSSSYTTQMYTNFIDRLVQGGKSKSQAYSMWLDDAEGKSGGLLFGAVDRSRYTGDLVRLSGSNDYLSVAGNMVGNVFGTVINTINGTKGGKELPALRTHDFPLDVSISPSNIYSFLPSGMADQMAEAVGATWNTTLGGFVIPCDASLSNAVRYQIEVGGPGGPVLHVETSDLIVQPSVYAGRTSSSARRLEPAKLMGASNLCFFGIQKRTNSYSSSSRLGTYANIGGSLLRRSYLVFDLSNHEIAIARAKFASNGNKPSPDIVPFSRFGAKVPGAKQLPVTCSSSGCNDNLDGGNFDDGDSNDRGSGSGSWSGYYPRSSAAAERLHWRNVALGLGIAGGILCIVAVVAAVVVCRRIRRAEKNSDKEAETSDANSGNVAVGVAQAAPINRRSSPPVVLMPVIEEKQEASGSTEQPAKGKDSTS from the exons ATGGTGCCGACTTACACTCATTTATCGACACTCGCTGTCTCACTTCTGGCAGTCAGCGCAACGACGACCGCGCATGTGCTTCTCCCATTTGCACAGCACCACGAGCGCGGCCACCAGCTCTCTGCCCGCAACGATGGCACAACTCAGCTCTCGCTCGTCACAGAGACGTATGCTTACGCCGTGGAGGCTGAAATTGGGACGCCTGCCCAAAAGATGAAGATGCTGGTGTCGCCCAATACTGGGCATTCTTGGGTCATCAGCAGTTCATCACCAAACTGCATGGACTACACTCGGTATAGGTACTGCACTCAGTACAACGATAGGTATCCCTACGATCCAACAGAATGGGGCGATCCGGTGGGAACGCCCTGCACCGAGGGAGAAGTCGTTACACAGCCAGGGCAGTGCTTATGGGGATCCT ACAACTCGAGCCTTTCATCTACCTATTTGACAGCCAACCAGCGATACATGAACTTCGAGGCGAGTACAGCCGAAGGCAGCGTCTCCGGAACCAACATGACGGATCATCTCAAGATTGGCGGCCTGACAGTGGAGGACTACCCAATGGGCCTGATTACCTCTTCTAGCGCCCATGTTGGTGTACTCGGGCTCGGCTTCAACAGCTCCGGCTACTTGTACTCGTCGtattcgtcgtcgtcgtcttaTACAACGCAAATGTACACCAACTTCATCGACCGACTCGTCCAGGGAGGCAAGAGCAAATCTCAAGCCTACAGCATGTGGCTCGATGATGCCGAGGGAAAGTCGGGCGGGCTGTTGTTCGGTGCTGTAGATAGGTCGAGATATACGGGCGATCTCGTGCGCTTGTCCGGGTCGAACGATTACCTTTCCGTGGCCGGCAACATGGTTGGAAATGTGTTTGGCACTGtgatcaacaccatcaacggAACCAAGGGTGGCAAAGAACTGCCGGCTCTGCGCACACATGACTTCCCACTCGACGTCTCGATCAGCCCAAGCAATATTTACTCGTTCCTCCCCAGTGGGATGGCGGATCAGATGGCCGAAGCAGTGGGGGCGACTTGGAACACCACCCTTGGAGGCTTTGTGATACCCTGTGACGCCTCCCTATCCAACGCAGTTCGGTACCAGATCGAGGTTGGGGGACCAGGTGGCCCGGTTCTCCACGTCGAGACGAGCGATCTTATCGTCCAACCAAGCGTTTACGCCGGCCGCACCAGCAGCTCCGCGAGACGCCTTGAGCCCGCAAAACTCATGGGCGCAAGCAACCTCTGCTTCTTTGGCATTCAGAAACGAACCAATAGCTACAGCTCGTCGTCTCGTCTGGGCACATATGCCAATATTGGCGGTTCCCTTTTGCGGCGCAGTTATCTTGTTTTCGACCTCAGCAACCATGAAATTGCTATCGCGCGGGCCAAGTTTGCCTCGAATGGAAACAAGCCCTCTCCAGACATTGTGCCGTTCAGTCGGTTCGGAGCCAAGGTGCCCGGTGCCAAACAACTCCCAGTTACTTGCTCGAGCAGCGGTTGCAACGACAACTTGGACGGTGGGAATTTCGATGATGGGGACTCAAACGACCGCGGATCCGGCTCGGGCTCGTGGTCTGGCTACTACCCCCGGAGTTCAGCGGCCGCTGAACGTCTACATTGGCGAAATGTGGCTCTTGGGTTGGGTATAGCCGGCGGTATCCTCTGCATCGTTGCCGTTGTTGCGGCCGTCGTGGTGTGCAGGCGAATTAGGCGTGCGGAGAAGAATTCAGACAAGGAAGCAGAGACAAGCGATGCGAACTCTGGCAACGTGGCCGTGGGTGTTGCGCAAGCTGCACCCATCAACAGGAGATCGTCGCCGCCGGTTGTCCTGATGCCTGTGATTgaggagaagcaggaagCGTCAGGCTCGACAGAGCAGCCAGCAAAGGGCAAAGACAGTACCAGTTGA
- a CDS encoding hypothetical protein (COG:O; EggNog:ENOG503Q48I) produces MLLLDEADVFLGARSDEGLIRNELVSIFLTKLEYYQGILFLTTNRFSAIDHTFQSRVDLFLPYYDLDSTQRRQVGSTSSNTLELRSLWLAKATWTVCAS; encoded by the exons atgcttcttcttgatgaggcAGACGTCTTCCTGGGTGCTCGAAGCGATGAAGGCTTGATTCGTAATGAGTTGGTGTCCA TCTTCCTCACCAAGCTCGAATACTATCAAGGCATCCtgttcttgaccaccaaccGCTTCTCTGCCATCGACCACACCTTCCAGTCCCGCGTCGATTTGTTCTTGCCTTACTACGACCTCGACTCCACGCAGCGCCGGCAGGTTGGCTCAACTTCTTCAAACACTTTGGAGCTGAGAAGTTTGTGGTTGGCGAAAGCGACCTGGACCGTCTGTGCGAGCTGA
- a CDS encoding hypothetical protein (COG:O; EggNog:ENOG503Q48I): MVQKLYETDYCCGICPSRLSKHVNVDEGRSSLEAEVCDIPIIQRHPDSDQHVTSSITVNCPSMRDVLTKALENYYQDPDTLTAENWTFNASFQPLVHCWKILIEIHESIQALLSDGDDADEVTARKKASNNLIDFLNPLLESSIITLDETLGTGRVRHENLWQIFPPGELVVTKFFGVETLCRVSRKHSLSSDSSNMWVMCEYVDWNGQMTGMKETWVTIKHFKGRHKVRNLSVYPLSMAADREGIKARMLARGKRWEGLRGYRYQQYKGHKIAFKVGEEDVQLSMSGRVVIDPYAYYHSENKPVPEVASLENEEEVAKESPVEEESSGSKDEMAATIVNLQTSDRVDDSILPELSDEHLLLTTPWLIGFDIKAKD; encoded by the exons atggtgcaGAAGCTCTACGAAACCGATTACTGTTGCGGTATTTGCCCCAGCCGCTTGTCTAAACATGTCAACGTCGATGAGGGACGGTCCTCTCTCGAAGCGGAAGTCTGcgacatccccatcatccagcGCCATCCCGATTCTGATCAGCACgtcaccagcagcatcaccgtCAACTGCCCCAGCATGCGTGACGTACTCACAAAAGCACTCGAGAACTATTATCAAGACCCAGACACACTCACCGCCGAGAACTGGACTTTTAATGCCTCCTTCCAGCCGCTGGTTCACTGCTGGAAGATTCTCATTGAAATTCACGAGTCCATCCAGGCACTCCTGAgcgacggcgatgatgcgGATGAGGTCACCGCGAGGAAGAAAgcctccaacaacctcatcgaCTTTCTAAACCCACTATTGGAGTCCTCCATTATCACTCTTGACGAGACGCTCGGGACTGGGCGTGTCAGACATGAGAACCTGTGGCAAATCTTCCCACCCGGTGAGCTGGTCGTCACCAAATTCTTCGGCGTCGAGACGCTGTGCCGTGTTTCCCGGAAGCACAGCTTGAGCTccgacagcagcaacatgTGGGTCATGTGCGAGTACGTTGATTGGAATGGCCAGATGACCGGGATGAAGGAGACGTGGGTCACCATCAAGCACTTCAAGGGAAGACACAAGGTCAGGAACTTAAGCGTGTACCCACTCTCGATGGCGGCCGATCGAGAGGGGATCAAGGCCAGAATGCTGGCCAGAGGAAAGAGATGGGAGGGGCTGAGAGGTTACCGATATCAGCAGTACAAGGGGCACAAGATCGCCTTcaaggttggggaggaggatgttcaGCTTAGT ATGTCTGGGAGAGTTGTCATTGACCCTTATGCCTACTACCATAGCGAGAACAAACCTGTCCCTGAGGTCGCTTCGTTGGAGAATGAAGAGGAAGTAGCGAAAGAATCACCTGTAGAGGAGGAATCATCAGGATCCAAGGACGAGATGGCCGCTACCATCGTCAACCTTCAGACTTCGGACCGGGTCGACGACTCCATCCTTCCGGAGTTGTCCGACGAGCATCTTCTACTGACTACCCCCTGGCTTATCGGATTCGACATCAAAGCAAAGGACTGA
- a CDS encoding hypothetical protein (EggNog:ENOG503P1E8; COG:K) has protein sequence MGPSVLLSDPVALKRRFVDLEDKVNIYEQVYAILRSRPQHEANSVFKRIRTGDDPQSILRHVEHGDLLLQLRVVPESRYRYEFPFMSPLPARLQTQDNPYLGSLIYEWEVERPRSPVRSPKRRGKQLETDRSASEDSTTPGPGPYVKPFHAAEVHDPLIDSAEPSKWTDVTTDNTLLRSLLRSYFLHEYQWFSAFQKEYFLSDMIADRRQFCSPLLVNAVLALACHSYRELTDRAEFWNPRTLGYGFLTEAKRHWELEQAGGRGKLTTIQAAIILNIVYNLNAMVKLGWQYTLQAIDMAHKMKLFKKPENWETLNPRLRAGRDFTAWSLFGWQSHCTYTLFEKPLVDDPPEVPLPAITADPSWYGEVWLKYPLEKILYPSHFAEFYKANTEFRVILNDISKTLHGEAGQSRSPPAESKIAALYWRLQAWYAALPESLSPRTIVFTAQMKLHMHYHHAIVTMLQSLMTGVSDITSSAPAASPESVAFPAPSQNVLAISSLLNSDPPSEPTGPPLPPLQTAFTLHRTQYETLLRLYYLRHGFEALDVFIMVSLMTLAFITTKELEDTRLSSAQPPSEEQKAHIDSLRATLVLCTRGLYDQGKSYYLSQTIFRLVRSGMHVDEKELLREYASLPDEEDSADAKMREELAQRLWPHPHPQAQNDWQEDVETEHASGPAAQEQEGWKVLDVLLKNYGEVRMEAPESDDSEDQG, from the exons ATGGGTCCCAGTGTACTGCTGAGCGACCCCGTT GCTCTGAAGCGACGTTTTGTTGACCTGGAGGACAAGGTGAACATTTACGAGCAGGTCTATGCCATCCTCAGGTCTCGTCCACAGCATGAGGCCAACTCGGTCTTCAAGCGAATCCGAACCGGTGACGACCCGCAGAGCATCCTTCGGCATGTCGAGCACGgcgatcttcttctccagctcagaGTTGTCCCGGAATCCCGATACCGATACGAATTCCCCTTCATGTCCCCGCTCCCCGCCCGGCTGCAGACCCAGGACAACCCCTATTTAGGATCGCTCATATACGAGTGGGAGGTTGAGCGCCCTAGATCCCCCGTCAGGTCGCCGAAACGAAGAGGCAAGCAGCTGGAAACCGACCGGTCAGCAAGTGAAGACTCTACCACGCCGGGCCCCGGTCCCTATGTGAAGCCGTTTCATGCCGCCGAAGTGCATGACCCTCTTATCGACTCGGCCGAGCCGTCAAAATGGACCGACGTCACGACGGATAATACTCTCCTTCGAAGTCTCTTGAGGTCCTATTTCCTACACGAGTACCAGTGGTTCTCGGCATTTCAGAAAGAATACTTTCTCTCCGATATGATTGCAGATCGACGTCAGTTTTGCTCCCCCTTGTTGGTCAATGCAGTTCTTGCCCTTGCTTGC CACAGCTACCGCGAATTGACGGACCGGGCCGAGTTCTGGAACCCTAGAACACTTGGCTATGGCTTCCTGACCGAGGCCAAAAGACATTGGGAGTTGGAGCAGGCGGGGGGCCGAGGCAAGCTCACAACGATTCAAGctgccatcatcctcaacatTGTGTATAACTTGAATGCCATGGTCAAGCTTGGGTGGCAATACACGCTCCAGGCGATTGATATGGCACACAAGATGAAGCTGTTCAAGAAGCCTGAGAACTGGGAAACGTTGAATCCCAGGTTAAGGGCTGGCCGAGATTTCACGGCATGGAGCCTATTTGGCTGGCAAAG CCACTGTACCTACACTTTGTTTGAGAAGCCACTCGTAGACGACCCCCCGGAGGTGCCGCTGCCTGCCATCACAGCTGACCCAAGTTGGTATGGCGAGGTGTGGCTCAAGTACCCCCTCGAAAAAATCCTGTATCCGAGCCATTTTGCAGAATTTTACAAGGCCAACACAGAGTTTCGGGTGATATTGAACGACATTTCCAAAACGTTGCACGGGGAGGCAGGGCAGAGTcgatcaccaccagccgAATCCAAGATTGCTGCGCTTTACTGGAGATTGCAAGCATGGTATGCTGCGCTGCCCGAATCACTTTCGCCTAGGACGATTGTGTTTACTGCGCAGATGAAGCTTCA CATGCATTACCACCATGCCATTGTTACCATGCTACAAAGCCTCATGACCGGCGTATCAGATATTACGAGCTCAGCTCCGGCTGCGTCTCCGGAGTCAGTGGCGTTTCCAGCACCGTCACAAAACGTCCTCGCTatttcttctcttttgaaCAGTGACCCGCCATCAGAACCAACAGGGCCACCACTTCCACCCCTCCAGACCGCATTCACGTTGCACCGAACACAGTACGAAACGCTGCTCAGGCTGTACTACCTTCGCCACGGATTCGAAGCTCTGGACGTCTTCATCATGGTGTCACTCATGACACTCGCGTTTATCACAACCAAAGAGCTCGAAGACACCCGTCTCTCCTCGGCCCAGCCGCCTTCCGAAGAACAAAAAGCACACATTGATTCCCTACGAGCCACCCTTGTCCTGTGCACCAGAGGGCTGTACGACCAAGGGAAGAGTTACTATCTGTCCCAGACCATCTTTCGTCTAGTACGAAGTGGGATGCATGTtgacgagaaggagctgCTCCGCGAATATGCCTCTCTACCTGACGAGGAAGACAGCGCGGATGCGAAGATGAGAGAAGAACTGGCCCAAAGGTTGTGGCcgcatccccacccccaggcGCAGAACGACTGGCAGGAAGACGTCGAGACGGAACATGCATCCGGGCCAGCGGCTCAGGAACAAGAGGGATGGAAAGTGCTGGATGTATTATTGAAGAACTATGGAGAGGTCAGGATGGAAGCTCCGGAGAGCGACGACTCGGAAGATCAAGGGTAG
- a CDS encoding hypothetical protein (EggNog:ENOG503P9K1) — MAITNAITDLVSSFLELFSSLFHTVFAITNSFVSGILSLFNGFFIFIGDIFKGVFDVVGGVGRFLAGNIVILGIIAAVGYAYVRFAGQQTGRSGRPVANGVGKGLKTQ, encoded by the exons atggccatcaccaacgccatcaccgacctagtctcctccttcctcgaactcttctcctccctcttccacaccgtcttcgccatcaccaactcgtTTGTCTCCGGCATCCTCAGCCTCTTCAAcggcttcttcatcttcataGGCGACATCTTCAAGGGTGTGTTTGACGTCGTAGGCGGCGTGGGCAGATTCCTTGCCG GCAACATTGTCATCCTGGGTATCATCGCTGCTGTTGGGTATGCATATGTCCGCTTTGCTGGTCAGCAGACGGGCCGGTCGGGGCGACCCGTTGCGAATGGTGTCGGAAAGGGGTTGAAGACGCAGTAA
- the TWF1 gene encoding Twinfilin-1 (EggNog:ENOG503NXFR; COG:W) encodes MQSGISASQELVSQFSEFLASESHFGLLVTIASEKLQPLQLLTSSLGAPFADNVNSLLKPHVKLNEALYVILRRYPSSPALVGVTYVPDTAPVRQKMLFASTERTLVRELGTEHFRETFFATSPDELTPAGFDKHDAHSAVEAPLTEEERSLSAVRKAEQEAGQGTGTREIHLSQNLATPIAENALDALRELGSGSGPSLVMLKINPQTESVELVPENSNPSSISELLQVISSTEPRFTFYRFNHTHNGEESSPLLFFYTCPASPGTKAIKFRMMYPLMKRAVLAAAEKEAALKPVKRFEVEEVDELSEATVLEELHPKVEVKKAFGRPKRPGR; translated from the exons ATGCAGTCCGGCATCTCAGCTTCACAGGAGCTGGTCTCCCAGTTTAGCGAATTCCTCGCCTCCGAATCCCACTTCGGCCTGCTCGTCACCATCGCGTCCGAGAAGCTCCAGCCGCTTCAGCTCCTGACCTCGTCCCTTGGCGCCCCCTTCGCCGACAATGTCAATTCTCTCCTCAAGCCCCACGTCAAACTCAATGAAGCTCTCTACGTGATCCTTCGCCGCTATCCCTCCAGCCCGGCTCTGGTGGGGGTTACCTATGTTCCAGATACCGCTCCCGTTCGCCAAAAGATGTTGTTCGCCTCGACGGAGCGCACTCTGGTTCGGGAGCTGGGTACGGAGCATTTTCGGGAAACCTTTTTCGCGACCTCACCCGACGAGCTCACCCCGGCTGGCTTCGATAAACATGACGCCCACTCGGCCGTCGAGGCTCCTCTgacggaagaggagaggagtcTGAGCGCTGTCCGGAAGGCAGAGCAGGAAGCCGGTCAAGGCACGGGCACTCGCGAGATTCATCTCAGTCAAAATCTGGCTACGCCTATCGCCGAAAACGCGCTGGATGCGCTGAGGGAACTGGGAAGCGGGAGCGGGCCATCATTGGTTATGCTG AAAATTAACCCCCAGACCGAGTCCGTCGAACTTGTCCCCGAAAACTCGAACCCGTCTTCGATTTCGGAATTGCTGCAAGTTATCTCGTCTACTGAACCCAGGTTCACCTTTTACAGGTTTAATCATACCCACAACGGAGAAGAGAGCAGTCCTCTGCTGTTCTTCTACACATGCCCGGCCTCTCCAGGCACGAAAGCCATCAAATTCCGAATGATGTACCCGCTGATGAAGCGCGCTgtgttggctgctgctgagaaaGAGGCTGCTTTGAAGCCCGTGAAGAGGTTCGAAGTCGAGGAAGTTGACGAACTTAGCGAGGCCACCGTGTTGGAAGAGCTGCACCCGAAGGTCGAGGTAAAGAAAGCCTTCGGCCGGCCCAAGAGGCCAGGTCGCTGa